One stretch of Micromonospora echinospora DNA includes these proteins:
- a CDS encoding heat shock protein transcriptional repressor HspR, translating to MSEEYVGSVDPAYEAKVLMISVAARMAGMHPQTLRQYDRLGLVQAGRASGGGRRYSVRDVVLLREVQRLSQDDGINLAGVKRIIGLERLLEEAQQRVARLEAELDAAYRRIAELESLGGFPRGDLVPTNRTSTALVVWRPRRAPDR from the coding sequence ATGTCGGAGGAGTACGTCGGCTCAGTTGACCCGGCCTACGAGGCCAAGGTCTTGATGATCTCGGTGGCTGCGCGGATGGCGGGGATGCACCCCCAGACGCTGCGCCAGTACGACCGGCTGGGCCTGGTGCAGGCGGGCCGGGCGTCCGGCGGTGGTCGCCGGTACAGCGTCCGGGACGTGGTGCTGCTGCGCGAGGTGCAGCGGCTCAGCCAGGACGACGGGATCAACCTGGCCGGGGTCAAGCGGATCATCGGGCTGGAGCGGCTGCTCGAAGAGGCGCAGCAGCGGGTGGCCCGCCTGGAGGCGGAGCTGGACGCCGCGTACCGGCGGATCGCCGAGCTGGAGTCGCTCGGTGGCTTTCCCCGCGGCGATCTCGTGCCGACCAACCGCACGTCCACCGCGCTCGTCGTGTGGCGACCGCGCCGCGCTCCCGACCGCTGA
- a CDS encoding cation:proton antiporter, protein MHETTILLIEVGALLLLLGLLGRLSRRFGVSPIPLYLLAGLAFGHGGLLPLNASEEFFAVGAEIGVILLLVMLGLEYSANELVGNLRSAAPAGLIDAVLNALPGFGFALLLGWGWVAAVVLAGVTWVSSSGVIAKVLGDLGRVGNRETPVILSVLVIEDLAMALYLPLVTALLAGVGLMKGGIALAIAVFTVVVVLAVAIRYGHLISAALSAKDPEALLLGVLGLTLLIAGVAAKLQVSAAVGAFLVGIALSGPVAHHATELLSPLRDLFAAVFFVFFGLVTNPLDMPPVLLPALLLAVVTMATKVATGYLAARRVGIAEPGRWRTGLALTPRGEFSIVIAGLAVSALYPVDPKLAALATAYVLITVVTGPLLARLPDTQWFKQWLRTRAAAAARTPAPLPAPTGD, encoded by the coding sequence ATGCACGAAACCACAATCCTGCTCATCGAGGTCGGTGCGCTGCTGCTCCTGCTCGGCCTGCTCGGCCGGCTGAGCCGTCGCTTCGGCGTCTCGCCCATCCCGCTCTACCTGCTCGCCGGCCTCGCCTTCGGGCACGGCGGCCTGTTGCCGCTCAACGCCAGCGAGGAGTTCTTCGCCGTCGGCGCCGAGATCGGCGTGATCCTGCTGCTGGTCATGCTCGGCCTGGAGTACAGCGCCAACGAACTGGTGGGCAACCTCCGCTCGGCCGCGCCCGCCGGTCTGATCGACGCGGTGCTCAACGCGCTGCCCGGCTTCGGGTTCGCGCTGCTGCTCGGCTGGGGCTGGGTCGCCGCCGTGGTGCTCGCGGGCGTCACCTGGGTGTCGTCCTCGGGCGTCATCGCCAAGGTGCTCGGCGACCTGGGCCGGGTCGGTAACCGGGAGACACCGGTGATCCTCTCCGTCCTGGTGATCGAGGACCTGGCGATGGCCCTCTACCTGCCGCTGGTCACCGCGCTGCTCGCCGGGGTCGGCCTGATGAAGGGCGGCATCGCGCTCGCCATCGCGGTGTTCACCGTGGTCGTCGTGCTGGCCGTGGCGATCCGGTACGGCCACCTGATCTCCGCCGCGCTGTCCGCCAAGGACCCGGAGGCGCTCCTGCTCGGGGTGCTGGGCCTGACCCTGCTCATCGCGGGCGTCGCGGCCAAGCTCCAGGTCTCCGCCGCCGTCGGCGCGTTCCTGGTCGGCATCGCGCTGTCCGGGCCGGTGGCGCACCACGCCACCGAACTGCTCTCCCCGCTACGGGATCTCTTCGCCGCGGTCTTCTTCGTGTTCTTCGGGCTGGTCACCAACCCGCTGGACATGCCGCCGGTGCTACTGCCCGCGCTGCTGCTGGCAGTGGTCACCATGGCGACGAAGGTGGCCACCGGTTACCTGGCCGCCCGCCGGGTCGGGATCGCCGAGCCCGGTCGCTGGCGGACCGGCCTGGCGCTGACACCGCGCGGTGAGTTCTCCATCGTCATCGCCGGGCTGGCCGTCTCCGCCCTCTACCCGGTGGACCCGAAGCTGGCGGCGCTCGCCACCGCGTACGTGTTGATCACCGTGGTGACCGGTCCGCTGCTCGCCCGGCTGCCCGACACGCAGTGGTTCAAGCAGTGGCTGCGCACCCGCGCCGCAGCCGCCGCCCGTACGCCGGCGCCGTTGCCCGCGCCGACCGGAGACTGA
- a CDS encoding cation:proton antiporter regulatory subunit gives MRVRVEQTALPGIGVRHDLMTESGRRLGVVSHRNGRRDLVLYDPEDPDSCQHDIPLTDDEAEALADILGASLMLGQLSGLREQAAGLLTEQIAIPAGSKYVNKRLGDTKARARTSASIVAVLRQGTVNVSPDPTFRFEAGDVVVVVGTRQGLDGVTAILAETDPDV, from the coding sequence GTGCGAGTACGTGTCGAACAGACCGCCCTGCCGGGTATCGGCGTACGTCATGACCTGATGACGGAGTCCGGCCGCCGGCTCGGAGTGGTCTCACACCGCAATGGCCGTCGCGACCTGGTCCTGTACGACCCGGAAGATCCCGACTCCTGCCAACACGACATCCCCCTCACGGACGACGAGGCGGAGGCGCTCGCCGACATCCTCGGCGCGTCGCTGATGCTGGGTCAGCTCTCCGGGCTGCGCGAGCAGGCCGCCGGGCTGCTGACCGAGCAGATCGCCATCCCGGCCGGGTCGAAGTACGTCAACAAGCGGCTGGGTGACACCAAGGCGCGGGCCCGGACCAGTGCGTCGATCGTCGCCGTGCTGCGTCAGGGCACGGTGAACGTCTCGCCGGATCCCACTTTCCGGTTCGAAGCCGGCGACGTGGTCGTCGTGGTCGGGACCCGCCAGGGGCTCGACGGCGTGACCGCAATCCTCGCCGAGACCGACCCGGACGTCTGA